The sequence CCCGAGCCTCCACCAATCGCGGAGTAAGGCACTTGGATTATGTTGCCCAGTCCACCACCTAGGAAGGAGTTCCTCGACTCAATGCGATTGCCGGCGCCACCGGCGATGACCGAAAAGTCGGCACCGATGAAGTTGGTGTCCCTAAAAACCCCATTGTAATTGGTGCTCCCGCCGCCACCGATGGTTGAACCCACCACGTTCCCGGCGATGAAATTGCCCGGCGCGCCGCCGACGATGTTCGGCGCATCGTTGGTGCCCGGCTGCAATCGAAGCGCGTTCTGGCCGTTGACTCTTACTTCGACCGGTTGATTGTTCGTACTGCCGAGGAACTGGCCACCGGAAACACTGTTGCCTCCCAATTTCCAATCGGTGGTGTCGGAACCGACGGTGACACTTCCATTGGCGGCGATGCCGGTAATGAATTGTCCTGCCGGCGCCGTGCCGGTGATGCGAAGCTGCACCTGCGTGTTGTCCACGTTCGCGGCGTTCACCGCGCCATTGCCGATCTGCGCGCCGGACAACTGACCACTTAACTGTGTCACCGACAGCGTGCCGCTCAGGTTGCTCGCGTTGGCGGCCCGGATTGCGTACGGAGTTGAGGTCAAAAGCTGCCGTGGTGACAGCGGGGTGAATGATGCGCCGTTGTTGGTGCGAACATTCACCTCCAGCCACAGGTTGGTGCCGTCAAGGTTGGCCGCGCCAAAATCCATGCCGGTCGTGAAAAGGCCGTTGGTGACAGGCACGGCGAGGTTGACTGGAATTACGGGCGCCACCACGCCATTGGTCGGGTCGTTCATCAATCGAAACATGAAGTCATAACTGCCGTTGGCCGGCGCGCCGTTGAATTCGAGCCGGCCTTGATAGGTGAATGCGCTGACCTGGGCCAGCGTTTCGTGACCTACGGCAAGACACAGGAGCAATAACGGGAACAGTTTGGATGTGAGTTTGGTTTTCATGATTTGTTTTCAGCCCGGCCGGCAAGCCAGTGGCTTGCGTTGTTACCCGCGCCTTTATACCACCTCGTCCGAAATTTTTTCACTCGATATTTTCTGCGCGAAGAGCGGCATGAGTATGAGCGGTCGAGCAAGGTGATTTTCAATGGCAGTCAGCTGTCTTTCATGTTTCCTACACTTGGACGACCGCCTCGAAGCTGCGCTTGAAAGAGGGCGTATTACCTCTTCACACAATGGCAAAACACTTCGAGGTCGGCAAGGAAACCTGGAAAACGATACGGGCGTAACACTCTGATCGGGACAGAAACGGCGTCGTGCGGGCTCGCAGCCGACAGAAGAGTGCTGGAAACACCGCATCGCGCACGCGACCTGCAACCGAAAAGTGAATCAAGACTTATGTCCGTTTGGCGGGGGTTCATTGACACTCTTCGGTTCCCCGCTTAGCCTCCGCGCGTGTCGAAGCTGCCGTTTGAATTCTTTCTCGCTCTTCGCTACCTGCGTCCCAAGCGGACGTTTGTTTCGATCATCACTCTGATTTCCATCGTCGGCGTCATGCTGGGCGTGGCGGTGCTCATCATCGTCATTAGCGTGATGAGCGGATTCGACAAACAGATGCGCGACCGGATTCTTGGTTTCAATGCTCACTTGCGCGTCGAGTTACGGGGAGCCGCGCAAATGGCCGATTACCGTCGCGTGATGAGCGTTGTGGCGGCGAACAAAAACGTGAAAGGCGTCGCGCCGTATGTCATCGGTCAGGTGCTGGTGAAGACCGAACCGGAAAGCGGCAACCCGCAGGTGCTGGCGCCGATGATCCGCGGCATCGATCCGCGCCTGGAGGAGAGCGTCAGCGCGCTGCCGCACAGCATTGTTGAGGGAAGCTTTGACGTGAAGGGCAGGGGTTTGCTTGTGGGCAAGGAGATTGCAGACCGTCTCGGACTGAGCGTCGGGGACCGGCTTGCCGTGTACTCCGTCGGCAAGTTCGAGGAATGGGAACGGGGCCGCAGCAGAGGAAAGGAAGAAGCTCCGCTGGCGGATGATTACGAGGTGAAAGGAATTTTTGACGCCGGCTATTTCGAGTTCAACGATCTGTTCGTCCTGTGTTCGCTGGCCAATGCGCAGGACATGTACGAGCTGGACGATTCCGCACACGGCCTGATGGTGACGCTGCACGATCCCGACAAGGCGACGGAGGTTGAACAGCAGTTGCGCGCCGCGCTGGGGAGCGGCTTTTTCATCAGCACGTGGCTCCACGAGAATCCGATCCTCGATGCGTTGGTGGTGGAAAAGAACATGATGTATTACCTGCTGTTCTTCATCGTGCTGGTCGCCGCGTTCGGGATCACCAGCGCGCTCATAACGTTCGTCGTCCAGAAAACACGCGAGATCGGGATGCTGAAGGCGCTCGGCGCGACCAGCGGACAAGTGATGGGGCTTTTTCTGGGACAAAGTCTGATGGTCGGTGCGCTCGGCGTCGCCGCGGGATATGGACTGGGCATGTTGGCAGTGACGTATCGCAACGAGTTTCTGCATTTCATGCGGAGAGCCACGGGCTTCGAGTTGTTTCCGGCCTCCATATATCAATTTGCGGAACTGCCGGCGCTGATCGTGCCGGGCGACGTTGCCGTCATCTGTGGCGGGTCGTTGCTGATCTGTCTGTTGGCGGGGCTGTTGCCGGCGTGGAACGCGGGGCGGTTGAAACCGGTGGAGGCGTTGAGGCATGAATGAAACGTTCG is a genomic window of Candidatus Angelobacter sp. containing:
- a CDS encoding ABC transporter permease; translation: MSKLPFEFFLALRYLRPKRTFVSIITLISIVGVMLGVAVLIIVISVMSGFDKQMRDRILGFNAHLRVELRGAAQMADYRRVMSVVAANKNVKGVAPYVIGQVLVKTEPESGNPQVLAPMIRGIDPRLEESVSALPHSIVEGSFDVKGRGLLVGKEIADRLGLSVGDRLAVYSVGKFEEWERGRSRGKEEAPLADDYEVKGIFDAGYFEFNDLFVLCSLANAQDMYELDDSAHGLMVTLHDPDKATEVEQQLRAALGSGFFISTWLHENPILDALVVEKNMMYYLLFFIVLVAAFGITSALITFVVQKTREIGMLKALGATSGQVMGLFLGQSLMVGALGVAAGYGLGMLAVTYRNEFLHFMRRATGFELFPASIYQFAELPALIVPGDVAVICGGSLLICLLAGLLPAWNAGRLKPVEALRHE